A genome region from Cognatishimia activa includes the following:
- the tuf gene encoding elongation factor Tu, translating into MAKEKFERSKPHCNIGTIGHVDHGKTTLTAAITKQFGDFKAYDEIDGAPEEKARGITISTAHVEYETEARHYAHVDCPGHADYVKNMITGAAQMDGAILVVNAADGPMPQTREHILLGRQVGIPAMVVFMNKVDQVDDEELLELVEMEIRELLSEYEFPGDDIPVIAGSALAALEDRDANIGSEKIAELMAAVDEYIPQPPRATDQPFLMPIEDVFSISGRGTVVTGRVERGVINVGDEIEIVGIKDTQKTTCTGVEMFRKLLDSGEAGDNIGALLRGVDREAVERGQVLCKPGSVQPHTKFEAEAYILTKEEGGRHTPFFANYRPQFYFRTTDVTGTVNLPSGTEMVMPGDNLKFDVELIAPIAMEAGLRFAIREGGRTVGSGVVSKITE; encoded by the coding sequence ATGGCAAAGGAAAAGTTTGAACGTTCCAAACCGCACTGCAACATCGGCACCATCGGCCACGTTGACCACGGTAAAACCACTCTGACCGCAGCGATCACCAAGCAATTCGGTGACTTCAAAGCGTACGACGAAATCGACGGCGCACCAGAAGAAAAAGCCCGCGGCATCACCATCTCGACTGCACACGTTGAGTATGAAACCGAAGCACGTCACTACGCACACGTCGACTGCCCAGGCCACGCTGACTATGTGAAAAACATGATCACCGGTGCGGCGCAGATGGACGGCGCGATCCTGGTTGTGAACGCAGCTGACGGCCCTATGCCTCAGACTCGTGAGCACATCCTGCTGGGCCGCCAGGTTGGCATCCCTGCAATGGTTGTTTTCATGAACAAAGTTGACCAGGTTGACGACGAAGAGCTGCTTGAGCTGGTTGAAATGGAAATCCGCGAGCTGCTGTCTGAGTATGAATTCCCAGGCGACGACATCCCTGTGATTGCTGGCTCCGCTCTGGCGGCTCTGGAAGATCGCGACGCAAACATCGGTTCCGAGAAAATCGCAGAGCTGATGGCGGCTGTTGACGAGTACATCCCACAGCCTCCACGTGCGACTGACCAGCCGTTCCTGATGCCAATCGAAGACGTGTTCTCGATCTCTGGTCGTGGTACCGTTGTGACCGGCCGTGTTGAGCGTGGGGTGATCAACGTTGGCGACGAAATCGAAATCGTCGGCATCAAAGACACTCAGAAAACCACCTGTACTGGTGTTGAGATGTTCCGCAAGCTGCTGGACTCTGGTGAAGCCGGCGACAACATCGGTGCGCTGCTGCGTGGTGTTGACCGTGAAGCCGTTGAGCGTGGCCAGGTTCTGTGTAAGCCAGGTTCCGTTCAGCCTCACACCAAGTTCGAAGCAGAAGCTTACATTCTGACCAAAGAAGAAGGTGGTCGTCACACCCCATTCTTCGCGAACTACCGTCCACAGTTCTACTTCCGTACAACTGACGTCACCGGCACCGTAAACCTGCCTTCCGGCACAGAAATGGTTATGCCAGGCGACAACCTGAAGTTCGACGTTGAGCTGATCGCACCAATCGCGATGGAAGCAGGTCTGCGCTTCGCGATCCGCGAAGGCGGCCGCACCGTTGGTTCCGGTGTTGTGTCCAAGATCACTGAGTAA
- a CDS encoding GNAT family N-acetyltransferase has protein sequence MTKSDTLVEPNSVHADVSKEIEENLLASLAVLNSQSMNSTIVLTKRASGGKLLAGVSGTTSYGWFLVKLMWVDEEHRRTGIGTTLMQEAEQRAKSLGCHGAWLDTSNPKAHEFYLRLGYSDFGKLSNPPGNEPLGHCRWFMKKVLRPE, from the coding sequence ATGACCAAGTCTGACACGTTAGTTGAACCAAACTCCGTGCATGCCGACGTGTCGAAGGAAATAGAAGAAAACCTGCTTGCTTCGCTCGCCGTTTTGAATTCTCAATCAATGAACTCCACCATCGTACTCACTAAAAGAGCCTCTGGGGGAAAGCTGCTGGCCGGAGTTTCAGGAACAACGTCTTATGGATGGTTCTTGGTGAAACTAATGTGGGTTGACGAGGAACATAGAAGAACTGGTATCGGCACAACGCTAATGCAAGAAGCAGAGCAGCGTGCCAAATCGCTGGGGTGTCATGGCGCATGGTTAGATACGTCAAACCCAAAGGCTCACGAGTTCTATCTTCGTCTCGGGTATTCTGATTTCGGCAAGTTGAGCAACCCACCGGGCAATGAACCATTGGGACACTGTCGTTGGTTCATGAAGAAGGTCCTTCGGCCGGAATAA
- the rpsJ gene encoding 30S ribosomal protein S10 produces MQSQNIRIRLKAFDYRVLDASTQEIVNTAKRTGADVRGPIPLPNKIEKFTVLRGPHVDKKSRDQFEIRTHKRLLDIVNPTPQTVDALMKLDLAAGVDVQISV; encoded by the coding sequence ATGCAAAGTCAAAACATTCGCATTCGGCTGAAGGCTTTCGATTACCGTGTACTGGACGCCAGCACTCAGGAAATCGTTAACACTGCAAAGCGCACTGGCGCTGATGTGCGTGGCCCGATCCCTCTGCCCAATAAAATCGAGAAATTCACCGTTCTGCGTGGTCCACACGTAGACAAGAAATCTCGTGATCAGTTCGAGATCCGTACGCACAAGCGTCTGCTCGACATCGTGAACCCAACCCCACAGACCGTTGACGCGCTGATGAAGCTCGATCTGGCGGCGGGCGTTGACGTTCAGATCTCTGTTTAA
- the rplC gene encoding 50S ribosomal protein L3 yields the protein MRSGIIAKKVGMTRLFMEDGKQIPVTVLSLDGLQVVDQRTADRDGYTAVQLGAGAAKAKRTSKAMRGHFAKAKVEPKRKVAEFRVSEDNLIEVGAEISAEHFVLGQKVDVAGTSIGKGFAGAMKRHNFGGLRASHGVSISHRSHGSTGQCQNPGRVFKGKKMAGHMGAVRVTTQNLEVVKTDADRGLVFIKGAVPGSKGGWVTVKDAVKKKLPENVPFPAAVKSAATEAPAEEAPAEGGEA from the coding sequence ATGCGTTCCGGAATTATCGCGAAGAAAGTGGGCATGACCCGCTTGTTCATGGAAGACGGCAAGCAGATCCCTGTGACCGTTCTTTCCCTTGATGGTCTGCAAGTTGTAGACCAGCGCACCGCAGACCGCGACGGCTATACCGCTGTTCAGCTCGGCGCCGGTGCAGCCAAAGCCAAGCGTACCTCTAAAGCGATGCGTGGCCATTTTGCGAAAGCAAAAGTCGAGCCTAAGCGCAAAGTTGCAGAGTTCCGCGTGAGCGAAGACAACCTGATCGAAGTCGGCGCAGAAATCTCTGCCGAGCACTTTGTTCTGGGTCAGAAAGTCGACGTTGCGGGCACATCTATCGGTAAAGGTTTTGCCGGTGCGATGAAGCGCCACAACTTCGGTGGTCTGCGCGCGTCTCACGGTGTGTCTATCTCTCACCGTTCGCATGGCTCCACAGGTCAGTGTCAAAACCCAGGCCGCGTTTTCAAAGGTAAGAAAATGGCAGGTCACATGGGTGCGGTTCGCGTCACAACGCAGAACCTTGAGGTTGTCAAAACCGACGCCGACCGTGGTCTTGTGTTCATCAAAGGCGCCGTACCTGGCTCCAAAGGTGGCTGGGTGACCGTTAAGGATGCCGTCAAAAAGAAACTGCCTGAGAACGTGCCGTTCCCAGCCGCAGTGAAATCTGCTGCAACTGAAGCACCTGCTGAAGAAGCACCTGCGGAAGGTGGTGAAGCATGA
- the rplD gene encoding 50S ribosomal protein L4: protein MKLDVIKLDGGKAGSVELSEDLFGLEPRADILHRVVRWQRNNAQAGTHKVKTRSETSYSTKKIYRQKGTGGARHGDRNAPIFRGGGIYKGPVVRSHGHDLPKKFRKLGLKHALSAKAKAGELVVIEDAAAEGKTAALAKQVKNLGWKRALVIDGAEANAEFKKAAANIEGLDILPTMGANVYDILKRDTLVITKAGVEALEARLK from the coding sequence ATGAAACTTGATGTGATCAAACTGGACGGCGGCAAAGCCGGTTCCGTTGAGCTCTCTGAGGACCTGTTCGGTCTGGAGCCTCGCGCGGACATCCTGCACCGTGTGGTCCGTTGGCAGCGTAACAACGCGCAAGCCGGCACCCACAAGGTAAAGACCCGTTCCGAGACCTCTTACTCCACCAAAAAGATCTATCGCCAAAAAGGCACCGGCGGCGCACGCCACGGTGACCGTAACGCGCCGATCTTCCGCGGTGGTGGCATCTACAAAGGTCCTGTTGTCCGTTCCCACGGCCACGACCTGCCGAAGAAGTTCCGCAAGCTGGGCCTCAAGCACGCACTGAGCGCGAAAGCGAAAGCAGGCGAGCTGGTTGTGATCGAAGACGCAGCCGCAGAAGGCAAGACCGCTGCTCTGGCCAAACAGGTGAAGAACCTGGGCTGGAAACGTGCTCTGGTCATCGACGGTGCTGAAGCGAACGCAGAGTTCAAGAAAGCAGCCGCAAACATTGAAGGTCTGGATATCCTGCCAACAATGGGCGCAAACGTTTATGACATCCTCAAGCGTGACACTCTTGTGATCACCAAAGCAGGTGTCGAAGCACTGGAGGCTCGACTGAAATGA
- a CDS encoding 50S ribosomal protein L23, protein MSAKAEHYDVIRKPVITEKATMASENGAVVFEVAIDSNKPQIKEAVEALFGVKVKAVNTTITKGKTKRFRGIQGKRKDVKKAYVTLEEGNTIDVSTGL, encoded by the coding sequence ATGAGCGCGAAGGCAGAACACTACGACGTGATCCGCAAGCCGGTCATCACTGAAAAAGCGACCATGGCGTCTGAAAACGGCGCGGTTGTTTTCGAAGTGGCGATCGACAGCAACAAACCTCAGATCAAAGAGGCCGTAGAGGCTCTGTTTGGTGTAAAGGTCAAAGCGGTTAACACCACGATCACCAAAGGTAAAACCAAACGCTTCCGTGGCATCCAGGGTAAGCGTAAGGACGTGAAAAAAGCATATGTGACGCTCGAAGAGGGCAACACAATCGACGTGTCCACCGGACTGTAA
- a CDS encoding STAS/SEC14 domain-containing protein — protein MLKITKPSDNRVDLELSGTLDAGSMRDALSELIEKSEGVSSGKMLYKISGFAFPTLGAIGVEMGYVPKLFGLLGKFDKCAVMSDAAWIRTAAELEGRMFPGIDIKAFGMEDGDAAEAWLAQDRGHSMPV, from the coding sequence ATGCTGAAAATTACCAAACCAAGTGACAATCGCGTGGATCTGGAACTTTCTGGAACGCTGGATGCCGGGAGTATGCGCGACGCCCTTTCTGAGTTGATTGAAAAATCCGAAGGGGTGAGCAGCGGGAAGATGCTCTATAAGATCTCCGGTTTTGCTTTCCCGACCTTGGGGGCGATCGGGGTCGAGATGGGATATGTGCCGAAACTCTTTGGGCTCTTGGGGAAGTTTGACAAATGCGCGGTGATGTCTGACGCCGCCTGGATCCGCACCGCTGCCGAGCTTGAGGGGCGCATGTTTCCAGGCATCGACATAAAGGCCTTTGGGATGGAGGACGGCGATGCGGCAGAAGCGTGGCTGGCGCAAGACCGCGGCCATTCGATGCCGGTTTAG
- a CDS encoding cold-shock protein — MAPEDGGKDVFVHIRALEQSGLRTLADNQKVSYELQSGRDGRESAVDLALV; from the coding sequence ATCGCACCTGAGGATGGCGGTAAGGACGTGTTCGTGCACATCCGTGCGCTGGAGCAATCTGGTCTGCGCACGCTGGCGGACAATCAGAAGGTCAGCTACGAGCTGCAATCCGGCCGTGACGGCCGCGAGAGCGCTGTGGATCTGGCGCTGGTTTAA
- the rplB gene encoding 50S ribosomal protein L2, giving the protein MALKSYKPTTPGQRGLVLIDRSELWKGRPVKSLTEGLTKSGGRNNTGRITSRRRGGGAKRLYRIVDFKRNKFDVAATVERIEYDPNRTAFIALIKYEDGEQAYILAPQRLAVGDQVIASAKADIKPGNAMPFSGMPIGTIIHNIELKPGKGGQIARAAGTYAQFVGRDGGYAQIRLSSGELRMVRQECMATIGAVSNPDNSNQNYGKAGRMRHKGIRPSVRGVVMNPIDHPHGGGEGRTSGGRHPVTPWGKPTKGKRTRNKNKASQKLIIRSRHAKKKGR; this is encoded by the coding sequence ATGGCACTCAAGTCGTATAAACCGACGACGCCGGGCCAGCGTGGGCTGGTTCTGATCGACCGTTCGGAGCTTTGGAAAGGACGTCCTGTCAAATCCCTTACCGAGGGTTTGACCAAGTCGGGCGGCCGGAACAACACCGGACGGATCACTTCTCGTCGTCGTGGCGGTGGCGCAAAGCGTCTGTACCGGATCGTTGATTTCAAACGCAACAAGTTTGATGTCGCGGCAACTGTAGAGCGGATCGAATACGACCCGAACCGGACCGCGTTCATCGCACTAATCAAGTATGAAGATGGCGAGCAAGCCTACATCCTGGCGCCTCAGCGTCTGGCAGTTGGCGATCAGGTCATCGCGTCTGCGAAAGCGGACATCAAGCCGGGCAACGCAATGCCGTTCTCTGGCATGCCTATTGGTACCATCATCCACAACATCGAGCTGAAACCAGGCAAAGGCGGCCAGATCGCCCGTGCAGCTGGTACTTATGCTCAGTTTGTTGGTCGTGACGGTGGCTACGCTCAGATCCGCCTGTCTTCGGGCGAACTGCGCATGGTCCGTCAGGAATGCATGGCCACCATCGGTGCGGTATCCAACCCAGACAACTCTAACCAGAACTACGGTAAAGCTGGTCGTATGCGCCACAAAGGCATCCGCCCGTCCGTCCGTGGTGTTGTTATGAACCCGATCGACCACCCTCACGGTGGTGGTGAAGGTCGTACTTCTGGTGGTCGTCACCCAGTGACACCTTGGGGTAAGCCAACCAAAGGCAAGCGCACCCGCAACAAGAACAAAGCGTCGCAAAAGCTTATTATCCGCTCGCGTCACGCCAAGAAGAAAGGGCGTTAA
- the rpsS gene encoding 30S ribosomal protein S19, whose translation MSRSVWKGPFVDSYVLKKAEAARESGRNEVIKIWSRRSTILPQFVGLTFGVYNGQKHVPVNVTEDMIGQKFGEYSPTRTYYGHAADKKAKRK comes from the coding sequence ATGTCTCGCTCTGTTTGGAAAGGTCCTTTTGTCGACTCTTATGTCCTCAAAAAGGCAGAAGCGGCTCGCGAAAGCGGTCGCAACGAAGTGATCAAGATCTGGTCCCGTCGTTCCACCATCCTGCCACAATTCGTTGGCCTGACTTTTGGTGTGTACAACGGTCAGAAGCATGTTCCTGTTAACGTCACCGAAGACATGATCGGTCAGAAGTTCGGCGAATACTCTCCGACTCGTACCTATTATGGCCACGCGGCTGACAAAAAAGCGAAACGGAAGTAA
- the rplV gene encoding 50S ribosomal protein L22: protein MGKAKNPRRVADNEAMAKLRMLRTSPQKLNLVAGMIRGKKVEKALTDLTFSNKRVAADVKKCLQSAIANAENNHNLDVDELIVAEAYVGKNLTMKRGRPRARGRFGKIIKPFAEITIKVRQVEEQA, encoded by the coding sequence ATGGGCAAGGCAAAAAACCCCCGCCGCGTGGCAGATAACGAAGCAATGGCAAAACTGCGCATGCTCCGTACTTCCCCGCAGAAACTGAACCTGGTTGCTGGCATGATCCGCGGCAAGAAAGTTGAGAAGGCTCTGACCGACCTGACTTTCTCCAACAAGCGTGTCGCAGCAGACGTGAAGAAATGTCTTCAGTCCGCGATTGCCAATGCTGAAAACAACCACAACCTGGATGTCGACGAGCTGATCGTGGCAGAGGCTTACGTAGGTAAGAACCTGACCATGAAGCGCGGTCGCCCTCGGGCCCGTGGTCGTTTCGGTAAGATCATCAAGCCATTTGCTGAGATCACCATCAAGGTGCGTCAAGTTGAGGAGCAAGCCTAA